In Candidatus Vicinibacter proximus, the genomic stretch CTAAAAAGTTTAAGCATTTTGCATGTAATCAGAATACCGGTTGAAATGGTTTTGTACTGGCTTTTCGCATATAAGACTGTTCCAGAATTGATGACCTTTGAGGGTAGAAATTTTGATATTCTATCTGGATTGACTGCGCCATTTATTTTTTATTTCGGTTTTAAAACAAAGCAATTAGGTAGAAAAGTAATTTTGATTTGGAATTTCATCTGTCTTGGACTTCTGTTAAATATTGTAACGAATGCCATCCTGTCCGCTCCATTTACCTTTCAAAAATTTGCTTTCGACCAACCCAACATTGCCGTATTGTATTTCCCATTTAACTGGCTTCCATCTATAATAGTTCCATTGGTTTTATTTTCACATTTAGTGACCATTAGACAATTATTCATAGATAGAATTAGTCAAAAAGCGGTTAATTTATAGTTGTCCCGACATTATTCTCTGTTTACCATGGCGCAGCCTTGCAGAGAGGAATTTGACAATTATGCATTGTCTTTAGCTCAAGTTGCTTCGATGTTAAGAACAATTAAGAGAACGTAAAATTCAGATGCATTTTTTAGTTTAAAGCTTATTGCATTAAAACTTCACTGTATAGAGACCAAAATATTTATCTTTGAAGATGAAATCCATTTTAGTATAATTATGGATATGGACAAGTATAAAGAAACATTTGAAACCTGGAACAAGCTTGCAGAATTATACCAGGATAAGTTTATGGACTTAGAGCTATATAATGAAAGCTATGACTTATTTTGCAATACAATAACTCAAACAAACGCCAAAATATTAGATATTGGGTGTGGGCCCGGGAATATCAGTAAGTATCTTTTATCCAAACGACCGGACTTTGATATTTTCGGCATCGACATCGCACCAAATATGATAGCACTTGCCAAAAAAAATAACCCTACAGCCAGTTTCGCCATAATGGACAGCAGAGAAATCGATCAAATCGAAACAAAATTTGATGGCATAATTTGTGGTTTCTGTCTGCCATATTTATCTCCGGACGATTGCAAAAATTTTATTTTTGATGCTGCCAACTTACTCTACAACGAAGGACTTTTGTATATCAGTTTTGTAGAAGGAGAATCCGAAAAATCAGGCTATCAGGAAGGTAGTACCGGAGACAGAACGTATTTTTATTTCCATAATTTAGAGGATTTAATAAATCAATTAGCTGAACATAATTTTAGGTTAAACAAAATGTTTAAAATAAAATATGAAAAATCACCTACCCAAATCGAAATACACACCGTATTAATTGCTCATAAACAATAATCAAAAAGAATTAAATGTACAATTTAACCTACTTTAAAGAAAAAGAAAAGCAAACACTTGTAAAATTCATGGAGGATAATCGTTTTGCCTTTATGACCGGGAGTTTTTTATCAGGCATACAGGTTGCCACACAGATCCCTGTTTTATTGGAAGAAAGAAATGGCGAACTGTATTTGCAAGGACACATCATGCGTAACACGGATCACCATAAGGCTTTCGTTGAAAATCCAAACGCATTGCTTGTATTTACCGGACCAAATTGTTATGTAAGTGCTAGCTGGTATAGTAATCCTCAGGTTGGTTCTACCTGGAATTATATGAGTGTTCATGTCGGTGGTCAGGTTTCTTTTATGACCAATGAAGAGTTGATACAGTTTATGCGAAAACTGACACTAAAAATGGAAAAAGGGAATAAACAATCACTCACTTTCATCG encodes the following:
- a CDS encoding class I SAM-dependent methyltransferase, whose protein sequence is MDKYKETFETWNKLAELYQDKFMDLELYNESYDLFCNTITQTNAKILDIGCGPGNISKYLLSKRPDFDIFGIDIAPNMIALAKKNNPTASFAIMDSREIDQIETKFDGIICGFCLPYLSPDDCKNFIFDAANLLYNEGLLYISFVEGESEKSGYQEGSTGDRTYFYFHNLEDLINQLAEHNFRLNKMFKIKYEKSPTQIEIHTVLIAHKQ
- a CDS encoding FMN-binding negative transcriptional regulator; amino-acid sequence: MYNLTYFKEKEKQTLVKFMEDNRFAFMTGSFLSGIQVATQIPVLLEERNGELYLQGHIMRNTDHHKAFVENPNALLVFTGPNCYVSASWYSNPQVGSTWNYMSVHVGGQVSFMTNEELIQFMRKLTLKMEKGNKQSLTFIDNLPEQYVDKMMPAIVGFEIRAEKMENVFKLSQNRDEKSYLNIISKLEEQGGSSALIAEEMIKRKAELFPTGVKWDAAKFDS